The Alphaproteobacteria bacterium genome has a segment encoding these proteins:
- a CDS encoding phage capsid protein gives MSTSVELAFSKMFQSEVHEAYQRVGSKLRNTIRGKNNVKGSSTTFQKVGKGAASTKARHGKVPVMNVDHTPIECQLADYYAGDWVDKLDELKMDIDERMVVANAGAYALGRKTDELVITQLDSLGTGQEAKGVGTGLTDSDGLTKQKALLAFEMLGDADVTDDGDRYAIIGWKQWSDLLDIEEFSNADYIGEEDLPWKGTQAKRWLGTLWMPHSGLTKSGDLRYCYWYHKTAIGHASGADVESDITWHGDRAAHFVSNMMSQGACLIDTTGIVRMRCSEA, from the coding sequence ATGTCGACTTCCGTTGAACTGGCGTTCAGCAAGATGTTCCAGTCCGAGGTCCACGAAGCCTATCAGCGTGTCGGTTCGAAGCTGCGCAACACAATTCGCGGCAAGAACAACGTGAAAGGCTCCTCGACCACCTTCCAGAAGGTGGGAAAGGGCGCGGCCTCGACCAAGGCGCGGCACGGCAAGGTGCCGGTCATGAATGTCGACCACACGCCGATAGAATGCCAGCTCGCCGATTACTATGCCGGCGACTGGGTGGACAAACTCGACGAACTCAAGATGGATATCGACGAGCGCATGGTCGTCGCCAATGCTGGCGCCTATGCGCTGGGCCGCAAGACCGACGAACTGGTCATTACCCAGCTCGATTCGCTGGGCACCGGCCAGGAAGCAAAAGGCGTCGGCACCGGCCTCACCGATTCCGATGGGCTGACCAAGCAGAAGGCGCTGCTCGCCTTCGAAATGCTCGGCGATGCCGATGTGACCGACGATGGCGACCGCTACGCCATCATCGGCTGGAAGCAGTGGAGCGATCTGCTCGATATCGAAGAATTCTCCAATGCCGACTATATCGGCGAGGAGGACCTGCCGTGGAAAGGGACCCAGGCAAAGCGCTGGCTGGGGACGCTCTGGATGCCCCATTCCGGTCTGACCAAGAGTGGCGACCTGCGGTACTGCTACTGGTACCACAAGACCGCAATCGGCCATGCCAGCGGCGCCGACGTCGAATCGGACATCACCTGGCATGGCGATCGCGCGGCGCATTTCGTCAGCAACATGATGAGCCAGGGGGCCTGCCTGATCGATACGACGGGCATCGTCCGCATGCGCTGCAGCGAAGCGTAG
- a CDS encoding portal protein has translation MDQNSPDAIATRYRRARTRRDTWENLWRQCYEYALPQREGVLAGAETSSRTADRLFDATAADAVDQLAASLVAQLTPPWSRWFGLAGGGDLAEEDRSVLGEPLEHVAAVLQTHFDRSNFNVEVHQAFLDLITVGTASLLFEEAAPGEPSAFRFMAVPLGELAFEERLDGRLDSTFRRTEMTVADLRTRFPKTILPVDIGKDDRTGNEARHAIVESVTPQENGGYLYQAMLEGAGGSSVLPVLLSSGRFARSPFINFRWLKAPGEIYGRSPVMKALPDIKTANKVVELILKNATIAVSGIWQADDDGVLNPATVKLVPGTIIPKAVGSKGLTPLEAPGRFDVSQLVLEDLRGRIRHALLADRLAPPDSPRMTATEVLERSAEISRILGATYGRLQSELLTPVVERGLAILRRRGEIDDVTVDGRSVEIQYLSPLAQNQKRQDAQGVLLWLEAIQAFGPEALGVLDVPKTARWIARSFNLPETLIRKEVAENPPDRIAESPPAGALQQIAGGPFDG, from the coding sequence ATGGACCAGAATTCGCCGGACGCCATCGCCACCCGGTACCGGCGCGCCAGAACCCGGCGCGATACCTGGGAAAACCTGTGGCGGCAATGTTACGAATACGCGCTGCCGCAACGCGAAGGCGTTCTTGCCGGCGCGGAAACGTCCTCCAGAACCGCTGATCGTCTGTTCGATGCGACAGCCGCGGACGCGGTCGATCAACTGGCCGCCAGTCTTGTCGCCCAGTTGACGCCGCCCTGGTCACGCTGGTTCGGCCTCGCGGGCGGCGGCGACCTCGCCGAAGAGGATCGCAGCGTTCTCGGTGAGCCGCTGGAGCATGTTGCCGCCGTATTGCAGACGCATTTCGACCGTTCGAACTTCAACGTTGAAGTTCACCAGGCATTTCTCGACCTCATTACGGTGGGGACGGCGTCCCTTCTGTTCGAGGAAGCGGCGCCCGGCGAACCGAGCGCATTCCGCTTCATGGCCGTGCCACTGGGCGAACTGGCCTTCGAGGAACGGCTGGACGGCAGACTCGATTCAACATTCCGGCGGACCGAAATGACAGTCGCTGACCTTCGGACCCGGTTCCCGAAGACGATCCTGCCGGTCGATATCGGTAAAGATGATCGCACCGGGAACGAAGCCCGGCACGCCATCGTCGAATCCGTTACCCCGCAGGAAAACGGCGGCTACCTTTACCAGGCAATGCTCGAAGGCGCCGGGGGCTCGTCTGTTCTTCCCGTGCTGCTCTCATCGGGGCGGTTTGCCCGGTCGCCCTTCATCAATTTCCGGTGGCTCAAGGCGCCCGGCGAAATATACGGGCGTTCCCCGGTGATGAAGGCCCTGCCGGATATCAAGACCGCCAACAAGGTTGTCGAGCTGATTCTCAAGAATGCGACCATCGCCGTTTCCGGCATTTGGCAGGCGGATGACGACGGCGTGTTGAACCCGGCTACGGTCAAACTGGTTCCCGGTACGATCATTCCCAAAGCTGTCGGTTCCAAGGGTCTTACGCCGCTGGAGGCGCCCGGCCGGTTCGACGTATCGCAGCTCGTTCTGGAAGACCTGCGCGGCCGGATACGCCACGCCCTCCTGGCCGACCGGCTGGCGCCGCCGGACAGTCCCCGGATGACGGCAACCGAAGTGCTGGAACGATCCGCCGAGATATCCCGGATTCTTGGCGCGACCTATGGCCGGCTGCAATCGGAACTGCTGACGCCGGTCGTGGAACGCGGTCTCGCGATCCTGCGCCGCCGCGGCGAAATCGACGACGTCACGGTGGATGGCCGGAGCGTCGAAATTCAGTATCTGTCACCGCTGGCGCAGAACCAGAAACGGCAGGATGCGCAGGGCGTGCTGCTCTGGCTGGAAGCAATCCAGGCCTTCGGTCCAGAGGCCCTGGGCGTTCTCGATGTCCCGAAAACCGCGCGCTGGATCGCCCGATCGTTCAACCTGCCGGAAACGCTGATCCGGAAGGAGGTCGCTGAAAACCCGCCGGACCGGATAGCCGAATCCCCGCCAGCGGGCGCCTTGCAACAGATAGCGGGAGGCCCGTTCGATGGCTGA
- a CDS encoding helix-turn-helix transcriptional regulator, which translates to MLRHQDVWRAIDRLAAEYGYSASGLARRAGLDPTTFNKSKRIARDGKPRWPTTESISKILAATNSTMGQFVTLLSDGVEGGVVHRIPVIGYAQTGRQGYFDDAGYPIGNGWDEVDFPNIGDSHAYALEISGDSMQPVYRDGDTIVVSPQANVRRGDRVVVRTKAGEILAKQLVRQTANRIELHSINKAHDDITVAAEDIDWMARIVWASQ; encoded by the coding sequence ATGCTAAGACATCAAGATGTATGGCGAGCCATAGACAGGCTTGCCGCCGAATACGGATACTCGGCTTCCGGTCTGGCGCGTCGCGCCGGTCTTGACCCAACGACGTTCAATAAAAGCAAACGGATCGCCCGCGACGGCAAGCCCCGCTGGCCGACCACGGAAAGCATCTCGAAGATTCTGGCCGCGACGAACAGCACGATGGGACAATTCGTCACATTGCTGTCCGACGGGGTCGAGGGCGGTGTCGTGCATCGTATCCCGGTCATCGGTTATGCGCAGACCGGGCGGCAGGGCTATTTCGACGACGCGGGATATCCGATCGGCAATGGCTGGGATGAAGTCGATTTTCCGAATATCGGCGACAGTCACGCTTATGCACTGGAAATCAGCGGCGACAGCATGCAGCCCGTCTACCGCGACGGCGACACGATCGTCGTCTCGCCGCAGGCGAACGTGCGGCGCGGCGACCGTGTCGTGGTACGGACGAAGGCCGGCGAAATTCTCGCCAAACAACTGGTTCGGCAAACCGCGAACCGCATTGAGCTGCATTCGATCAACAAGGCGCATGACGACATTACCGTCGCGGCCGAGGATATCGACTGGATGGCCAGAATCGTCTGGGCCAGCCAGTAG
- a CDS encoding lysine--tRNA ligase, whose protein sequence is MTMRELAEKAKAWPFVEARRVLKRVGGAVPEKGYVLFETGYGPSGLPHIGTFGEVLRTTMVRRAFECLSDIPTRLFAFSDDMDGLRSVPTNIPNGEKLAEFIGQPLTSVPDPFGTHDSFGAHNNARLRAFLDEYGFEYEFLSATECYRAGRFDASLLKVLECYEAVQAIMLPSLREERRKSYSPFMPVCEDTGRVLPVPVVKTDATAGTIVYQREDGALIETPVTGGRCKLQWKPDWAMRWHALSVDYEMSGKDLIDSVRLSGRIVRALGGVPPESFTYELFLDENGEKISKSRGNGLTIDEWLQYAPRDSLAYFMYGKPNTAKRLYFDVIPRNVDEYLSQVAKFATEPDEARLQNAVWHIHNGAPPAETVPLSFAILLNLANVCNTEDKAVLWGFIARYAPDASPEKNRILDDLVGYAIRYYQDFVKPQKKYRAPDARENAALHDLMETLQALPAGATAEEIQHQVYEVGKRHEYEPLRAWFGALYEILFGQEQGPRLGSFIALYGVPETISLIRKALAGEDLSVA, encoded by the coding sequence ATTACGATGCGGGAACTGGCGGAAAAGGCCAAGGCGTGGCCATTTGTCGAGGCGCGACGTGTCCTCAAGCGCGTCGGCGGCGCCGTGCCCGAGAAAGGATACGTCCTTTTCGAAACCGGGTACGGTCCTTCCGGGCTGCCGCATATCGGCACCTTCGGTGAGGTGCTGCGGACCACGATGGTGCGGCGGGCGTTCGAATGCCTGTCGGATATTCCGACACGGCTGTTCGCGTTTTCCGACGATATGGACGGATTGCGCAGCGTGCCGACGAATATTCCCAATGGCGAAAAACTCGCGGAATTCATAGGCCAGCCCCTGACCTCGGTGCCCGACCCCTTCGGAACGCATGACAGTTTCGGCGCCCACAACAACGCCCGTCTTCGCGCGTTTCTCGACGAATACGGCTTTGAGTACGAATTCCTGAGCGCCACCGAATGTTACAGGGCGGGACGTTTCGATGCGTCGCTGCTGAAGGTTCTGGAGTGTTATGAGGCGGTGCAGGCGATCATGCTGCCCTCGCTGCGCGAGGAGCGACGTAAGTCTTACAGCCCCTTCATGCCGGTCTGCGAGGATACCGGCCGGGTATTGCCCGTGCCCGTGGTGAAGACCGATGCCACGGCCGGCACGATCGTCTATCAGCGGGAAGATGGCGCGTTGATCGAAACGCCGGTGACGGGCGGTCGCTGCAAGCTGCAGTGGAAGCCGGACTGGGCGATGCGCTGGCATGCGCTGTCGGTCGATTACGAGATGTCCGGCAAGGACCTGATCGATTCGGTGCGCCTGTCGGGCCGGATCGTGCGTGCGCTGGGCGGCGTCCCGCCGGAAAGCTTCACCTATGAACTGTTCCTGGACGAAAACGGCGAAAAGATTTCCAAGTCCCGCGGCAACGGGCTGACGATCGACGAATGGCTGCAATACGCGCCCCGCGATTCGCTGGCCTATTTCATGTATGGCAAGCCGAATACGGCGAAGCGGTTGTATTTCGACGTCATACCCAGGAACGTCGATGAATACCTGTCGCAAGTGGCGAAATTCGCGACGGAACCGGATGAGGCGAGGCTGCAGAATGCCGTCTGGCATATCCATAACGGGGCGCCGCCGGCGGAAACCGTGCCGCTTTCCTTCGCAATTCTTCTGAACCTGGCGAATGTCTGCAATACCGAGGACAAGGCGGTCCTGTGGGGATTCATTGCCCGTTATGCGCCCGATGCGTCGCCGGAAAAGAACCGTATCCTCGACGACCTCGTGGGGTATGCGATTCGCTATTACCAGGACTTCGTGAAGCCGCAGAAGAAGTACAGGGCGCCCGATGCGCGTGAAAACGCGGCGCTGCATGACCTGATGGAAACGCTGCAGGCCCTGCCGGCAGGTGCGACCGCGGAGGAAATCCAGCACCAGGTTTATGAAGTCGGCAAGCGCCATGAATATGAACCGCTGCGTGCCTGGTTCGGTGCGTTGTACGAAATCCTGTTCGGTCAGGAACAGGGGCCGCGGCTGGGGTCGTTCATCGCGCTGTACGGCGTGCCGGAGACAATCTCGCTGATCCGCAAGGCGCTCGCGGGCGAAGACCTCAGCGTGGCGTAA
- a CDS encoding ATP-dependent DNA helicase, producing MTRPSRILLPESPILVAGLSRAVWLTADGELEEISLAAASKRLGKSQRPILCHAPATARRLNIDVFPCFDILELFAFVRPATFCVPTPTGIAGALDMAVPDDALTQAMTVRNAATLLLRQASESLTERHDIATARAMTRGGWSWGPAILAALGQDEDDSSGAPGAGLDAWRRLPEWQDRAPPPPPGELPVSPAESRARLAELLGDGSEARPSQSDYASSVAPAFIPRNDADAPNVVLAEAGTGVGKTMGYIAPASLWAARNEAPVWISTYTRNLQQQIDQETDRLFPDPAVKRNRVVIRKGRENYLCLLNFEEAVRGVGVRGGDAVALGLMARWASRTRDGDTSGGDFPAWLPDIAGRRATVGLTDRRGECIYSACTHYTKCFIERNIRKARFADLVIANHALVMIQAARGMPEQGNRPTRFIFDEGHHVFDAADSAFSAHLTGLEGAELRRWLRGAETRRNSRSRGLKSRVEGLLGNDDTGERLLAEIIHAAAALPSEGWRNRCADGQPSGPAEDFLCATRAAVYARVQHPDSPFDLEASVEEPPDALLAAAEALNEALARLARPLRRLREQLMLRLDDDADKLDSATRNRIEAVARSLKHRCEDVVEAWRFMLASLVTGAQPDFVDWFSVQRIDGRDIDVGMHRHWADPSIPFAEAVLRPAHGALITSATLTDGSGDIDADWHSAESRTGAVHLASPAIRATVPSPFDYPTRTRVFVVTDVRKDDMAQVAAAYRVLFMAAGGGALGLFTAIGRLRAVHRHIAGPLDATGISLYAQHIDALNLPTLIDIFRAEENSCLLGTDAVRDGVDVPGQALRLIVFDRVPWPRPSIVHRARRKLFGARSYDDSITRLRLKQAYGRLIRRNNDSGVFVLLDSMMPSRLSGAFPAGVEISRVGLAEAVTETRRFLTGSAAEV from the coding sequence ATGACCCGTCCTTCGCGAATCCTGCTGCCCGAATCTCCAATCCTTGTTGCCGGGCTTTCCAGAGCTGTCTGGCTGACCGCCGACGGGGAGCTGGAGGAAATTTCGCTGGCGGCGGCGTCGAAACGTCTGGGGAAAAGCCAGCGGCCGATCCTGTGCCATGCGCCGGCGACGGCGCGCCGCCTCAATATCGACGTGTTCCCCTGTTTTGACATTCTGGAGCTGTTCGCATTTGTCCGTCCCGCCACGTTCTGCGTCCCGACGCCAACGGGTATTGCCGGGGCGCTGGACATGGCCGTGCCGGACGACGCCCTGACGCAGGCAATGACGGTTCGCAATGCCGCGACCCTCCTGTTGCGGCAGGCGTCGGAAAGCCTGACCGAACGGCATGACATCGCGACCGCCCGCGCAATGACCCGTGGCGGCTGGAGTTGGGGCCCCGCCATCCTGGCGGCGCTCGGTCAGGACGAGGACGATAGTTCGGGTGCTCCCGGCGCCGGCCTCGATGCCTGGCGCCGATTGCCCGAATGGCAGGATCGGGCGCCCCCGCCGCCGCCCGGGGAATTACCCGTTTCACCGGCGGAGAGCCGGGCCCGGCTGGCGGAATTGTTGGGCGACGGATCGGAGGCGCGCCCGAGCCAGTCCGACTACGCGTCATCCGTCGCCCCCGCCTTCATACCCCGCAACGACGCGGATGCACCGAATGTGGTGCTTGCGGAGGCGGGTACGGGCGTCGGCAAGACAATGGGCTATATCGCGCCCGCCAGCCTCTGGGCGGCGCGCAACGAGGCGCCTGTCTGGATTTCGACCTATACCCGTAACCTGCAGCAGCAGATCGACCAGGAAACCGACCGGCTGTTTCCGGATCCCGCCGTCAAGCGGAACCGGGTGGTTATCCGGAAGGGTCGGGAGAACTATCTCTGTCTGTTGAATTTCGAGGAAGCAGTCAGGGGCGTCGGCGTCCGCGGCGGCGACGCAGTCGCGCTCGGACTCATGGCCCGCTGGGCGTCGCGGACCCGCGACGGCGACACCAGCGGCGGCGATTTTCCGGCCTGGCTGCCGGATATCGCCGGACGGCGCGCAACTGTCGGGCTGACCGATCGCCGCGGGGAGTGCATCTATTCGGCCTGCACGCATTACACAAAGTGTTTTATCGAACGCAATATCCGCAAGGCGCGGTTCGCGGATCTGGTCATCGCCAACCATGCCCTGGTCATGATCCAGGCGGCGCGCGGCATGCCGGAACAGGGAAACCGCCCGACGCGGTTTATTTTCGACGAAGGGCACCATGTGTTCGATGCCGCCGACAGCGCGTTTTCAGCCCATCTTACCGGCCTTGAGGGCGCCGAACTGCGGCGCTGGCTGCGCGGGGCGGAGACACGCCGCAACAGCCGTTCCCGCGGCCTCAAGAGCAGGGTCGAGGGGTTGCTGGGAAATGACGATACCGGCGAACGGCTGCTGGCGGAGATTATCCACGCCGCCGCCGCATTACCGTCGGAAGGCTGGCGGAACCGGTGTGCGGACGGGCAGCCATCGGGTCCGGCGGAAGACTTTCTGTGCGCCACGAGAGCGGCCGTCTATGCCCGGGTACAGCACCCGGACAGCCCGTTCGATCTGGAGGCGAGCGTCGAAGAACCGCCCGACGCGTTGCTGGCGGCCGCCGAGGCGCTGAACGAGGCGCTGGCGCGGCTGGCGCGGCCGCTGCGGCGGTTGCGCGAGCAGCTCATGCTGCGGCTCGATGACGACGCGGATAAACTGGATAGCGCAACCCGGAACCGGATCGAAGCGGTTGCGCGGTCCCTGAAACACCGCTGCGAGGACGTGGTGGAAGCGTGGCGTTTCATGCTGGCGTCGCTGGTGACAGGCGCGCAGCCGGATTTCGTCGACTGGTTTTCCGTCCAGCGGATCGACGGACGGGATATCGATGTTGGCATGCACCGGCACTGGGCCGACCCTTCCATACCCTTCGCGGAAGCCGTGCTGCGGCCGGCGCATGGCGCGTTGATCACGTCGGCGACCCTGACGGACGGTTCGGGCGATATCGATGCGGACTGGCATTCGGCGGAATCGCGCACCGGTGCGGTTCACCTCGCCAGTCCCGCCATTCGCGCGACTGTTCCATCGCCGTTCGATTACCCGACCCGGACGCGTGTTTTTGTCGTTACCGATGTCAGAAAGGATGACATGGCGCAGGTCGCGGCGGCATACCGGGTGCTGTTCATGGCGGCGGGCGGCGGCGCGCTGGGCCTGTTTACCGCAATCGGTCGGCTTCGCGCCGTTCACCGGCACATTGCCGGGCCGCTCGACGCGACCGGCATATCGCTCTACGCGCAGCATATCGACGCGCTGAACCTGCCGACGCTGATCGATATCTTCCGGGCGGAGGAGAACTCCTGCCTGCTGGGGACCGATGCCGTGCGCGACGGCGTCGATGTCCCCGGACAGGCGCTGCGCCTCATCGTTTTCGACCGGGTCCCCTGGCCGCGCCCGTCGATTGTGCATCGCGCCCGGCGGAAACTTTTCGGCGCCCGCTCCTACGACGACAGCATCACCCGGTTACGCCTGAAGCAGGCTTATGGCCGGCTGATTCGCCGCAACAACGATAGCGGTGTTTTTGTGCTGCTGGATTCGATGATGCCGTCGCGGCTGAGCGGCGCCTTCCCGGCCGGGGTTGAAATTTCACGCGTCGGTCTGGCCGAAGCCGTGACGGAAACCCGGCGATTCCTGACCGGCAGTGCGGCTGAAGTATAG
- a CDS encoding tellurite resistance TerB family protein: MISCEAALIYTMVIVSAADRNMTDREMSAIGEIVRHLPAFREYDVSLLPETARSCAEMLNAESGMEAVLDIILRSVPTELRETAYALAIEIAAADGSASQEELRLLEMLRHQLNIDRLIAAGIERGARARYARL; the protein is encoded by the coding sequence ATGATCAGCTGTGAAGCCGCGCTAATTTATACAATGGTCATCGTGTCGGCAGCCGACAGGAATATGACAGACAGGGAAATGTCGGCAATCGGCGAAATCGTCCGGCATTTGCCGGCGTTTCGGGAATACGACGTCAGCCTGCTGCCCGAGACGGCGCGGTCCTGCGCCGAAATGTTGAATGCCGAGAGCGGCATGGAAGCGGTCCTCGACATCATCCTGCGATCCGTCCCGACGGAACTGCGGGAAACCGCCTATGCGCTGGCAATCGAAATCGCCGCCGCCGATGGCTCGGCGAGCCAGGAGGAATTGCGGCTGCTCGAGATGCTGCGCCACCAGCTGAATATCGACCGGCTAATCGCCGCCGGCATCGAAAGAGGCGCCCGCGCCCGCTACGCCCGCCTCTGA
- a CDS encoding MarR family transcriptional regulator: MADSVGSLNGYLLWQAANYWQRRMREVLAPHGVTPAQFLLLCGLHELDDAAGTAVNQVALARHCGTDPMMTSQVLRILETAGLLRRSIDAQDRRAVAVAITASGASLVRRAMAGVRDADARFHAPLAAHGDAFGDALQMLCGVKPKRRVRAQSG, encoded by the coding sequence ATGGCGGATAGCGTCGGCAGCCTGAATGGCTATTTGCTGTGGCAGGCTGCAAATTACTGGCAGCGCCGTATGCGGGAGGTCCTGGCGCCGCACGGCGTGACCCCGGCGCAGTTTCTGCTTCTTTGCGGGCTTCATGAACTGGACGATGCGGCGGGAACGGCAGTCAATCAGGTGGCGCTCGCGCGGCACTGCGGCACGGACCCGATGATGACATCGCAGGTGTTGCGCATTCTGGAAACGGCGGGGCTGCTTCGCCGCTCGATCGACGCCCAAGACAGGCGGGCCGTCGCCGTTGCAATCACCGCGTCTGGCGCGTCGCTGGTCCGCCGCGCCATGGCCGGGGTACGTGACGCGGACGCCCGGTTTCATGCGCCGCTCGCCGCACATGGCGATGCATTCGGCGACGCATTGCAAATGTTGTGCGGCGTAAAACCCAAACGCCGCGTCAGAGCCCAATCCGGCTGA
- the groL gene encoding chaperonin GroEL (60 kDa chaperone family; promotes refolding of misfolded polypeptides especially under stressful conditions; forms two stacked rings of heptamers to form a barrel-shaped 14mer; ends can be capped by GroES; misfolded proteins enter the barrel where they are refolded when GroES binds): MAVKDVKFSTDARDRMLRGVNILADTVKVTLGPKGRNVVIDKSFGAPRITKDGVTVAKEIELSDKFENMGAQMVREVASKTNDVAGDGTTTATVLAQAIVREGAKAVAAGMNPMDLKRGVDMAVDAVTAEIRKRAKKVKTSEEIAQVGTISANGEKEIGDMIARAMQTVGNEGVITVEEAKGLETELDVVEGMQFDRGYLSPYFITNPEKMLAELDNPYILVHESKLSGLQAMLPVLEAVVQSGRPLLIIAEDVEGEALATLVVNRLRGGLKVAAVKAPGFGDRRKAMLEDIAVLTQAQVVSEDLGIKLENVTLDMLGSAKRVVITKDETTVIDGSGKKKDIEARCGQIRGQIEETTSDYDREKLQERLAKLAGGVAIIRVGGASEVAVKERKDRVEDAMNATRAAVEEGVVAGGGVALLHASRALKNVSPANDDQRVGVEIVLRALSTPARQIAENAGEEGAVVVGKILESKSATFGYDAQKGNYTDLVKAGVIDPAKVVLTALQDAASVAGLLITTEAMVAEKPEDKAPAMPAAPDMGGMGGMGGMGF, encoded by the coding sequence ATGGCTGTCAAAGATGTGAAATTTTCAACGGACGCCCGCGACAGGATGCTGCGCGGCGTCAATATCCTTGCCGATACGGTCAAGGTAACGCTCGGCCCCAAGGGCCGCAATGTCGTGATCGACAAATCGTTCGGCGCGCCGCGCATTACCAAGGACGGCGTGACTGTCGCGAAGGAAATCGAACTTTCGGACAAGTTCGAAAACATGGGCGCCCAGATGGTGCGCGAAGTCGCGAGCAAGACCAATGACGTCGCCGGCGACGGCACGACAACGGCAACCGTGCTGGCGCAGGCAATCGTTCGCGAAGGCGCGAAGGCCGTTGCGGCCGGCATGAACCCGATGGACCTGAAGCGCGGCGTCGACATGGCCGTGGACGCCGTGACTGCTGAAATCCGGAAACGGGCGAAGAAGGTCAAGACCAGCGAGGAAATTGCGCAGGTCGGTACGATCTCGGCGAATGGCGAGAAGGAAATCGGCGACATGATCGCCCGCGCCATGCAGACCGTCGGCAATGAAGGCGTGATTACCGTCGAGGAAGCCAAGGGCCTGGAAACCGAACTGGACGTTGTCGAAGGCATGCAGTTCGACCGGGGCTACCTGTCGCCTTATTTCATCACCAATCCCGAAAAGATGCTGGCCGAACTGGATAACCCCTACATCCTGGTTCATGAATCCAAGCTGTCCGGTCTGCAGGCGATGCTGCCGGTGCTGGAAGCTGTCGTCCAGTCGGGTCGTCCGCTGCTGATTATCGCCGAAGACGTCGAAGGCGAAGCCCTGGCGACGCTCGTGGTGAACCGCCTGCGCGGCGGCCTCAAGGTCGCGGCTGTCAAGGCGCCGGGCTTCGGCGACCGCCGGAAGGCGATGCTCGAGGATATCGCCGTCCTGACCCAGGCACAGGTCGTTTCCGAGGATCTTGGGATCAAGCTCGAAAACGTGACGCTCGATATGCTGGGCAGCGCGAAGCGGGTCGTCATCACGAAGGACGAGACGACGGTGATCGACGGATCCGGCAAGAAGAAAGATATCGAAGCCCGCTGTGGCCAGATCCGCGGACAGATCGAGGAAACGACGTCGGATTATGACCGCGAAAAGCTGCAGGAACGCCTGGCCAAACTTGCCGGGGGTGTCGCCATCATCAGGGTCGGCGGCGCCTCGGAAGTCGCGGTCAAGGAACGCAAGGATCGCGTCGAAGACGCCATGAATGCGACCCGTGCGGCGGTAGAGGAAGGCGTCGTTGCCGGCGGCGGCGTCGCCCTGCTGCATGCGTCGCGCGCCTTGAAGAATGTTTCGCCGGCGAATGACGACCAGCGCGTCGGCGTGGAAATTGTCCTCCGGGCGCTTTCCACACCGGCCCGGCAGATCGCGGAAAATGCCGGTGAAGAAGGCGCGGTTGTCGTCGGCAAGATCCTCGAATCCAAAAGCGCGACCTTCGGTTACGACGCCCAGAAAGGCAACTATACCGACCTTGTGAAGGCGGGTGTTATCGACCCGGCCAAGGTGGTGCTGACGGCATTGCAGGACGCGGCGTCTGTCGCCGGCCTGCTGATCACCACTGAAGCGATGGTTGCGGAGAAGCCGGAAGACAAGGCTCCCGCGATGCCGGCCGCGCCCGATATGGGCGGCATGGGCGGCATGGGGGGCATGGGCTTCTAA
- a CDS encoding co-chaperone GroES, with the protein MKFRPLHDRVVVKRLDSDARSAGGIIIPDTAQEKPSEGKIVAVGAGFRGEDGKVIPMDVKPGDRVLFGKWSGSEVKLDGEDLLIMKESDIMCVFEGDAGKSSKKKAA; encoded by the coding sequence ATGAAGTTCAGGCCATTGCACGACCGCGTTGTTGTCAAACGGTTGGACAGCGATGCCCGAAGCGCCGGCGGCATCATCATCCCGGACACAGCCCAGGAAAAACCCAGCGAAGGTAAAATTGTCGCTGTCGGCGCCGGGTTTCGGGGCGAAGACGGCAAGGTGATTCCAATGGACGTTAAACCCGGTGACCGGGTTCTTTTCGGCAAGTGGTCCGGCTCGGAAGTGAAGCTGGACGGCGAGGATCTTCTGATCATGAAGGAATCGGACATCATGTGCGTCTTCGAAGGAGACGCCGGGAAAAGCTCGAAAAAGAAAGCCGCTTAA